A stretch of the Bombyx mori chromosome 14, ASM3026992v2 genome encodes the following:
- the LOC101735468 gene encoding protein toll isoform X2 — MRLLLMALCAWWLRPGVQAARPACGRARDCVAGHHLNDEFFFTVHGQNLVINFSEAQYVELECPEGVALGGAGMPSFDGGARVLNVTLRRCSIGADSLADALGALNISVLERLSLKDTPPGSLSALHLRGLEHLLRLDLEGTRGMPLRVEAGALLPLVNLRMLQLNRVQMASLQFPPTLHSLQLWFVGETRLDLSGLDQLRALVVHEKESVTVSALTAGSLESVVLDARRVSFPAASRPRSIRRLVLVNWNETDLSARCDDVELLQLRGWVGEEPAPPRRWLSHCKKLREFRMSFARQKSVTPGLLDGAENLEDLGLTSCQIDTLPVDLFKENRNLRIIDLSHNKLQTLPSGLFSNLRNLKELNLSNNKLQAAAVGTLGSLVSLQDLNLSHNPPLLDLCSGGSDAFIVSGTSPLKALTELEELRLGHTGVSHVCSDWRTSMKQLRLLDLSYTNITSLSYLDFHYEHSGSKELTVNFNGTPVTELTVDAGNYKSVIADLASASVKIILRATLPCDCSDYWTALAFGDLSTQAQDSVELLCREEERGSLADALERESLECAESSLCEDQEGCTCSVRLDLSLGVVATASCEGAGLDEMPSRLKFKEAPVWRLMLAHNHIQTVRLQDLPDTILELDLRNNSLHRLDGPTASKLSTVPLWIANNSLDCTCYGYDLVTKLGPHVRDMEQATCDDGTSLKEAQNGDPSECSSALVVATSLISALALLAVMVAVTAGCVMRPEMRLRIKVLLLRLGWLPRRPEPDDGRRFDAFVSYAHEDEAVVEELVKRLEVGHGYRLCLHYRDWAPGEWIHVQIAASVQASRRTLIVVSRHFLRSKWARQEFRQAHAAALRDIIPRLVLLFLEPPHRLPLDAELRSYIRINTYVLWTDPWFWHKLKLALPPPRLLPTPLEDVSVNKAESSPLHGGQDTKPCSPEAETDT, encoded by the exons GTCAGAACCTAGTGATAAACTTCTCGGAGGCTCAGTATGTGGAGCTGGAGTGTCCCGAGGGCGTGGCGCTGGGCGGTGCGGGGATGCCGTCGTTCGACGGCGGCGCGCGCGTCCTCAACGTGACGCTTCGAAGGTGCAGCATCGGAGCCGACTCGCTGGCGGACGCTCTCGGAGCCCTCAACATCTCCGTCCTCGAGCGCCTGTCCCTCAAGGACACGCCGCCCGGCTCGCTCTCCGCGCTGCACCTGCGGGGCCTCGAGCACCTCTTGCGACTTGACCTCGAAGGGACCAGAGGCATGCCTCTCAGGGTCGAGGCTGGTGCTTTGCTGCCTCTCGTCAACTTGCGTATGCTGCAGCTCAACCGCGTGCAGATGGCGTCCCTACAATTTCCGCCAACGTTGCATTCGCTCCAGCTTTGGTTTGTCGGTGAGACGCGATTAGATCTAAGCGGTCTCGATCAGCTGCGAGCCCTCGTGGTGCACGAAAAGGAATCAGTGACGGTGAGCGCGTTGACGGCTGGCTCGTTGGAGAGCGTGGTGCTAGACGCGAGGAGGGTGTCGTTTCCGGCGGCGTCCAGGCCGCGCTCGATTCGACGTCTCGTGCTCGTGAACTGGAACGAGACGGACCTCTCCGCGCGGTGTGACGACGTGGAGCTGCTGCAGCTGCGAGGCTGGGTCGGCGAGGAGCCGGCTCCCCCCCGTAGATGGTTATCGCACTGTAAAAAGTTGCGCGAGTTTCGAATGAGCTTCGCTCGTCAGAAGTCTGTGACTCCCGGTCTGCTGGACGGCGCAGAAAATCTCGAAGATCTAGGTCTCACTTCCTGCCAGATTGACACATTACCTGTTGATCTCTTTAAGGAGAATAGAAATCTGCGGATCATTGATTTATCCCACAACAAACTACAAACATTACCAAG TGGCTTATTTTCGAACTTACGGAACCTGAAAGAACTCAATCTATCCAACAACAAGCTGCAGGCGGCGGCTGTGGGGACTCTGGGCTCGCTAGTCTCCCTACAGGATCTCAATCTTTCCCACAACCCGCCTCTACTTGATCTCTGCTCCGGTGGTTCTGATGCGTTCATCGTCTCTG GCACTTCCCCGCTAAAAGCGCTGACGGAGTTGGAAGAGCTCAGACTGGGTCACACGGGTGTGTCTCACGTGTGCAGCGACTGGCGAACCTCCATGAAGCAACTCCGTCTTCTCGATCTCTCCTACACAAACATCACCTCCCTGTCG TACCTGGATTTCCACTACgagcactctggatccaaagAGCTGACCGTGAACTTCAACGGCACGCCCGTCACCGAGCTCACCGTCGACGCGGGGAACTACAAGTCTGTGATCGCCGACCTGGCATCTGCATCG GTCAAGATAATATTGAGAGCAACTTTACCGTGCGACTGCTCGGACTACTGGACGGCACTGGCGTTCGGGGACCTCAGCACTCAAGCACAAGATTCCGTAGAGCTCCTGTGTAGGGAGGAGGAGCGTGGTTCACTAGCGGATGCGTTGGAACGGGAATCTCTGGAGTGTGCGGAATCGAGCCTGTGTGAGGACCAGGAGGGCTGCACTTGCTCCGTACGCCTTGACCTCTCGCTTGGTGTGGTGGCGACCGCGTCATGTGAGGGCGCGGGTCTGGACGAAATGCCATCGCGTCTGAAGTTCAAAGAGGCTCCCGTGTGGCGCTTAATGCTCGCCCACAACCACATCCAGACCGTTCGGCTTCAGGATCTGCCCGACACGATATTG GAGTTGGACCTGAGAAACAACTCTCTGCATAGATTGGACGGCCCGACTGCTTCGAAGTTATCAACTGTCCCTCTGTGGATCGCCAACAATTCGCTGGACTGCACATGTTACGGGTACGACTTGGTGACGAAGCTAGGACCTCATGTGCGCGACATGGAGCAAGCAACGTGCGACGACGGGACTTCTCTTAAAGAAGCACAGAATGGGGATCCCAGCGAATGTAGTTCAGCATTGGTCGTCGCCACGTCATTGATCAGCGCGCTGGCTTTGTTGGCAGTGATGGTCGCAGTTACAGCCGGCTGCGTGATGCGACCCGAGATGCGGCTTAGAATCAAGGTGCTGCTGCTGCGACTGGGCTGGTTGCCACGGCGGCCGGAGCCGGACGACGGGCGTCGGTTCGATGCATTCGTGTCGtacgcgcacgaggacgaggcGGTGGTGGAAGAGCTCGTGAAGCGGCTCGAAGTGGGGCACGGGTACCGGCTGTGCCTGCACTACCGCGACTGGGCGCCGGGCGAGTGGATCCACGTGCAGATCGCGGCCTCGGTGCAAGCGTCGCGCCGCACCCTTATCGTAGTCTCCCGGCACTTTCTGCGCTCCAAGTGGGCGCGCCAAGAGTTCCGTCAGGCACACGCGGCCGCGCTGCGTGACATCATACCGCGCCTCGTGCTGCTGTTCCTCGAGCCGCCGCACCGCTTGCCTCTCGACGCCGAGCTGCGCTCCTACATTAGGATCAACACCTACGTGCTctggaccgacccctggttctGGCACAAACTAAAGCTAGCCCTGCCGCCCCCGCGCCTCCTCCCCACCCCGCTCGAGGATGTCTCCGTTAATAAGGCGGAGAGCTCCCCTCTCCACGGGGGGCAGGACACCAAGCCCTGCTCGCCCGAAGCCGAGACGGACACGTAG
- the LOC101735468 gene encoding protein toll isoform X1: MRLLLMALCAWWLRPGVQAARPACGRARDCVAGHHLNDEFFFTVHGQNLVINFSEAQYVELECPEGVALGGAGMPSFDGGARVLNVTLRRCSIGADSLADALGALNISVLERLSLKDTPPGSLSALHLRGLEHLLRLDLEGTRGMPLRVEAGALLPLVNLRMLQLNRVQMASLQFPPTLHSLQLWFVGETRLDLSGLDQLRALVVHEKESVTVSALTAGSLESVVLDARRVSFPAASRPRSIRRLVLVNWNETDLSARCDDVELLQLRGWVGEEPAPPRRWLSHCKKLREFRMSFARQKSVTPGLLDGAENLEDLGLTSCQIDTLPVDLFKENRNLRIIDLSHNKLQTLPSGLFSNLRNLKELNLSNNKLQAAAVGTLGSLVSLQDLNLSHNPPLLDLCSGGSDAFIVSVSSLAGTSPLKALTELEELRLGHTGVSHVCSDWRTSMKQLRLLDLSYTNITSLSYLDFHYEHSGSKELTVNFNGTPVTELTVDAGNYKSVIADLASASVKIILRATLPCDCSDYWTALAFGDLSTQAQDSVELLCREEERGSLADALERESLECAESSLCEDQEGCTCSVRLDLSLGVVATASCEGAGLDEMPSRLKFKEAPVWRLMLAHNHIQTVRLQDLPDTILELDLRNNSLHRLDGPTASKLSTVPLWIANNSLDCTCYGYDLVTKLGPHVRDMEQATCDDGTSLKEAQNGDPSECSSALVVATSLISALALLAVMVAVTAGCVMRPEMRLRIKVLLLRLGWLPRRPEPDDGRRFDAFVSYAHEDEAVVEELVKRLEVGHGYRLCLHYRDWAPGEWIHVQIAASVQASRRTLIVVSRHFLRSKWARQEFRQAHAAALRDIIPRLVLLFLEPPHRLPLDAELRSYIRINTYVLWTDPWFWHKLKLALPPPRLLPTPLEDVSVNKAESSPLHGGQDTKPCSPEAETDT, from the exons GTCAGAACCTAGTGATAAACTTCTCGGAGGCTCAGTATGTGGAGCTGGAGTGTCCCGAGGGCGTGGCGCTGGGCGGTGCGGGGATGCCGTCGTTCGACGGCGGCGCGCGCGTCCTCAACGTGACGCTTCGAAGGTGCAGCATCGGAGCCGACTCGCTGGCGGACGCTCTCGGAGCCCTCAACATCTCCGTCCTCGAGCGCCTGTCCCTCAAGGACACGCCGCCCGGCTCGCTCTCCGCGCTGCACCTGCGGGGCCTCGAGCACCTCTTGCGACTTGACCTCGAAGGGACCAGAGGCATGCCTCTCAGGGTCGAGGCTGGTGCTTTGCTGCCTCTCGTCAACTTGCGTATGCTGCAGCTCAACCGCGTGCAGATGGCGTCCCTACAATTTCCGCCAACGTTGCATTCGCTCCAGCTTTGGTTTGTCGGTGAGACGCGATTAGATCTAAGCGGTCTCGATCAGCTGCGAGCCCTCGTGGTGCACGAAAAGGAATCAGTGACGGTGAGCGCGTTGACGGCTGGCTCGTTGGAGAGCGTGGTGCTAGACGCGAGGAGGGTGTCGTTTCCGGCGGCGTCCAGGCCGCGCTCGATTCGACGTCTCGTGCTCGTGAACTGGAACGAGACGGACCTCTCCGCGCGGTGTGACGACGTGGAGCTGCTGCAGCTGCGAGGCTGGGTCGGCGAGGAGCCGGCTCCCCCCCGTAGATGGTTATCGCACTGTAAAAAGTTGCGCGAGTTTCGAATGAGCTTCGCTCGTCAGAAGTCTGTGACTCCCGGTCTGCTGGACGGCGCAGAAAATCTCGAAGATCTAGGTCTCACTTCCTGCCAGATTGACACATTACCTGTTGATCTCTTTAAGGAGAATAGAAATCTGCGGATCATTGATTTATCCCACAACAAACTACAAACATTACCAAG TGGCTTATTTTCGAACTTACGGAACCTGAAAGAACTCAATCTATCCAACAACAAGCTGCAGGCGGCGGCTGTGGGGACTCTGGGCTCGCTAGTCTCCCTACAGGATCTCAATCTTTCCCACAACCCGCCTCTACTTGATCTCTGCTCCGGTGGTTCTGATGCGTTCATCGTCTCTG TCTCCTCCCTCGCAGGCACTTCCCCGCTAAAAGCGCTGACGGAGTTGGAAGAGCTCAGACTGGGTCACACGGGTGTGTCTCACGTGTGCAGCGACTGGCGAACCTCCATGAAGCAACTCCGTCTTCTCGATCTCTCCTACACAAACATCACCTCCCTGTCG TACCTGGATTTCCACTACgagcactctggatccaaagAGCTGACCGTGAACTTCAACGGCACGCCCGTCACCGAGCTCACCGTCGACGCGGGGAACTACAAGTCTGTGATCGCCGACCTGGCATCTGCATCG GTCAAGATAATATTGAGAGCAACTTTACCGTGCGACTGCTCGGACTACTGGACGGCACTGGCGTTCGGGGACCTCAGCACTCAAGCACAAGATTCCGTAGAGCTCCTGTGTAGGGAGGAGGAGCGTGGTTCACTAGCGGATGCGTTGGAACGGGAATCTCTGGAGTGTGCGGAATCGAGCCTGTGTGAGGACCAGGAGGGCTGCACTTGCTCCGTACGCCTTGACCTCTCGCTTGGTGTGGTGGCGACCGCGTCATGTGAGGGCGCGGGTCTGGACGAAATGCCATCGCGTCTGAAGTTCAAAGAGGCTCCCGTGTGGCGCTTAATGCTCGCCCACAACCACATCCAGACCGTTCGGCTTCAGGATCTGCCCGACACGATATTG GAGTTGGACCTGAGAAACAACTCTCTGCATAGATTGGACGGCCCGACTGCTTCGAAGTTATCAACTGTCCCTCTGTGGATCGCCAACAATTCGCTGGACTGCACATGTTACGGGTACGACTTGGTGACGAAGCTAGGACCTCATGTGCGCGACATGGAGCAAGCAACGTGCGACGACGGGACTTCTCTTAAAGAAGCACAGAATGGGGATCCCAGCGAATGTAGTTCAGCATTGGTCGTCGCCACGTCATTGATCAGCGCGCTGGCTTTGTTGGCAGTGATGGTCGCAGTTACAGCCGGCTGCGTGATGCGACCCGAGATGCGGCTTAGAATCAAGGTGCTGCTGCTGCGACTGGGCTGGTTGCCACGGCGGCCGGAGCCGGACGACGGGCGTCGGTTCGATGCATTCGTGTCGtacgcgcacgaggacgaggcGGTGGTGGAAGAGCTCGTGAAGCGGCTCGAAGTGGGGCACGGGTACCGGCTGTGCCTGCACTACCGCGACTGGGCGCCGGGCGAGTGGATCCACGTGCAGATCGCGGCCTCGGTGCAAGCGTCGCGCCGCACCCTTATCGTAGTCTCCCGGCACTTTCTGCGCTCCAAGTGGGCGCGCCAAGAGTTCCGTCAGGCACACGCGGCCGCGCTGCGTGACATCATACCGCGCCTCGTGCTGCTGTTCCTCGAGCCGCCGCACCGCTTGCCTCTCGACGCCGAGCTGCGCTCCTACATTAGGATCAACACCTACGTGCTctggaccgacccctggttctGGCACAAACTAAAGCTAGCCCTGCCGCCCCCGCGCCTCCTCCCCACCCCGCTCGAGGATGTCTCCGTTAATAAGGCGGAGAGCTCCCCTCTCCACGGGGGGCAGGACACCAAGCCCTGCTCGCCCGAAGCCGAGACGGACACGTAG